One stretch of Motilibacter rhizosphaerae DNA includes these proteins:
- a CDS encoding Dyp-type peroxidase: MAAAAVTLESDDIQAIVFQGYGRLRAAAYILLELGDDTSRARTWLAGLEPSLSYGEDRPGAYAVNLALTPRGLRRLGVPEEVLRQFSLEFQEGMTSPHRRRLLGDEGAAAPEQWAWGGPGQPAPDAVLLVYAPGVEELAERIAELRAGIAFAGLGVLAVLDTEDIGSVEHFGFTDGVSQPVPAGTARTSTPLHTIAPGEFVLGYDNEHGQRPASPLLPDALDPRGLLPRSSRGSGLRDLGRNGSYLVLRQLRQDVRAFWSWVDSAAGGDDAGSVRLAARMVGRWPSGAALAVSPDRDDPEAAGSNDFGYASDAQGLRCPLGAHVRRTNPRESLPPKPGTPTSVAVGKRHRLLRRGREYGPFLDRAAALGPAGPDEPERGLHFVCLCADLARQFEFVQHTWAMNPNFSALYADPDPLLGGHTSGRHDFTVQRVPVRTRYRDLPSFVTPRGGAYFFLPGRRAVRWLSSGSPSTR, translated from the coding sequence GTGGCTGCAGCTGCTGTGACACTCGAGAGCGACGACATCCAGGCGATCGTCTTCCAGGGGTACGGGCGGCTGCGCGCCGCGGCGTACATCCTGCTGGAGCTGGGTGACGACACGTCTCGCGCGCGGACGTGGCTCGCCGGTCTGGAGCCGTCGCTCTCCTACGGCGAGGACAGGCCCGGCGCGTACGCCGTCAACCTCGCGCTCACACCCCGCGGACTGCGCCGGCTCGGTGTCCCGGAGGAGGTGCTCCGGCAGTTCTCGCTGGAGTTCCAGGAGGGCATGACGAGCCCGCACCGCCGCCGGCTGCTGGGCGACGAGGGCGCGGCTGCGCCCGAGCAGTGGGCCTGGGGCGGCCCGGGGCAGCCTGCCCCTGATGCCGTGCTGCTCGTCTACGCCCCCGGGGTCGAGGAGCTGGCCGAGCGGATCGCGGAGCTGCGCGCGGGCATCGCATTTGCGGGGCTCGGCGTGCTCGCGGTGCTCGACACCGAGGACATCGGGTCCGTGGAGCACTTCGGCTTCACCGACGGTGTTTCGCAACCGGTGCCCGCCGGAACGGCGCGGACGTCGACGCCCCTGCACACCATCGCGCCGGGTGAGTTCGTGCTCGGCTACGACAACGAGCACGGCCAGCGTCCGGCGAGCCCGCTGCTCCCCGACGCGCTGGACCCGCGAGGCCTGCTGCCGCGCTCCTCCCGGGGCTCAGGGCTGCGCGACCTCGGGCGCAACGGGTCGTACCTCGTGCTGCGCCAGCTGCGCCAGGACGTGCGGGCCTTCTGGTCCTGGGTGGACTCCGCCGCCGGTGGCGACGACGCGGGGTCGGTGCGGCTCGCCGCTCGCATGGTCGGCCGCTGGCCCAGCGGGGCCGCGCTCGCCGTCTCACCCGACCGCGACGACCCGGAGGCGGCCGGCAGCAACGACTTCGGCTACGCCTCCGACGCCCAGGGCCTGCGCTGCCCGCTGGGTGCCCACGTCCGGCGCACCAACCCGCGGGAATCCCTGCCCCCGAAGCCGGGGACACCGACGTCGGTCGCCGTCGGGAAGCGCCACCGCCTGCTGCGCCGCGGGAGGGAGTACGGCCCCTTCCTCGACCGGGCCGCCGCGCTCGGGCCCGCCGGTCCGGACGAGCCGGAGCGGGGGCTGCACTTCGTCTGCCTGTGCGCCGACCTCGCGCGGCAGTTCGAGTTCGTCCAGCACACGTGGGCGATGAACCCGAACTTCTCCGCGCTGTACGCCGATCCCGACCCGCTGCTCGGCGGCCACACCAGCGGAAGGCACGACTTCACCGTGCAGCGCGTGCCGGTGCGGACCCGCTACCGCGACCTGCCGTCGTTCGTCACGCCGCGGGGCGGCGCGTACTTCTTCCTGCCGGGGCGGCGGGCCGTGCGCTGGCTCAGCTCGGGAAGTCCGTCGACGCGCTGA
- a CDS encoding ester cyclase has product MSASDARSLAQSYFDLLTNKQDLSRIDELFSPDIAFHDPAIVGSGRADGLEEVRGFFTIFFRAFPDVHFSVDDILAEDDRAAVRFTWTGTHKATFLGHTVSERHVSVPGIDIFHVADGKITEVRVAFDRLELVEQLGGLRHPL; this is encoded by the coding sequence GTGTCCGCCTCTGACGCCCGGTCGCTGGCGCAGAGCTACTTCGACCTGCTCACCAACAAGCAGGACCTCAGCCGGATCGACGAGCTCTTCTCCCCCGACATCGCCTTCCACGACCCGGCGATCGTCGGCAGCGGCCGAGCCGACGGGCTCGAGGAGGTACGCGGCTTCTTCACGATCTTCTTCCGCGCCTTCCCCGACGTCCACTTCAGCGTCGACGACATCCTCGCGGAGGACGACCGCGCGGCGGTGCGCTTCACCTGGACGGGCACGCACAAGGCGACGTTCCTCGGCCACACGGTGAGCGAGCGGCACGTCTCCGTCCCGGGCATCGACATCTTCCACGTCGCCGACGGCAAGATCACCGAGGTACGCGTCGCCTTCGACCGCCTCGAGCTGGTCGAGCAGCTCGGCGGCCTGCGCCACCCGCTCTAG
- a CDS encoding FAD-binding oxidoreductase, whose translation MLVLAVDEDEEHAVQTISVTNWFGSITSSPQVVVEVQSVDEIVAVMKDKERYPSPVRAVGSNHSTTPCGVAEGGTLLVMRKMDRIVEIRDDTVTAQAGALYLDVNLELAKRGLQFFVNVELGNLTIGSACTGGTKDASMEGEFGQVASYAMVLKMVTPDGELVEIDGSDPDLLQVARSSYGLFGVVYEATFRVRRLAALDVHHERFTLEEFAAALPALRESGAGMMLYINPFKDLITVELRRYGEPTPARELSTWQWRLRDAVWSHYAPLFGHRVTTMVPSRRLRGMLIDGYNRLISAALTNLVRGKHTLPQAQQIRYPEVSGSSRYTFSIWAFPEDRYIDCLTRYFEFTKEHYRRTGYRVDLMSVGYRILSDRSSLFSYSYDGTIITFDPVSTGSEGWEQFLREYNELCSQMGGVPLFNQTNFLTRPQVDKAFGERVARFEGYRRRFDPEDRLLNAYFRELLASPAGGTVPTQPGTQRDASIDLAGKRVRL comes from the coding sequence ATGCTGGTCCTGGCCGTCGACGAGGACGAGGAGCACGCCGTGCAGACGATCTCGGTCACCAACTGGTTCGGGAGCATCACGTCCTCGCCACAGGTCGTGGTCGAGGTGCAGAGCGTCGACGAGATCGTCGCCGTGATGAAGGACAAGGAGCGCTACCCGAGCCCGGTGCGCGCGGTCGGCTCGAACCACTCGACGACCCCGTGCGGCGTCGCGGAGGGCGGGACGCTGCTGGTGATGCGGAAGATGGACCGCATCGTGGAGATCCGTGACGACACGGTCACCGCCCAGGCCGGCGCCCTCTACCTGGACGTCAACCTCGAGCTCGCGAAGCGGGGTCTGCAGTTCTTCGTCAACGTCGAGCTCGGCAACCTCACCATCGGCAGCGCCTGCACCGGGGGCACGAAGGACGCCTCCATGGAGGGCGAGTTCGGGCAGGTCGCGTCGTACGCGATGGTGCTCAAGATGGTCACGCCCGACGGGGAGCTCGTCGAGATCGACGGCAGCGACCCCGACCTGCTCCAGGTCGCGCGCTCGAGCTACGGGCTGTTCGGCGTCGTCTACGAGGCGACCTTCCGCGTGCGGCGGCTGGCGGCGCTCGACGTCCACCACGAGCGCTTCACCCTCGAGGAGTTCGCCGCCGCGCTGCCGGCGCTGCGCGAGAGCGGCGCCGGGATGATGCTCTACATCAACCCGTTCAAGGACCTCATCACCGTCGAGCTGCGCCGCTACGGCGAGCCGACGCCCGCCCGCGAGCTCAGCACCTGGCAGTGGAGGCTGCGCGACGCGGTGTGGAGCCACTACGCGCCGCTGTTCGGCCACCGGGTCACGACGATGGTGCCGAGCCGCCGGCTGCGCGGGATGCTCATCGACGGCTACAACCGGCTCATCAGCGCCGCGCTGACGAACCTCGTCCGCGGCAAGCACACCCTGCCGCAGGCGCAGCAGATCCGCTACCCCGAGGTGTCCGGGAGCAGCCGCTACACCTTCAGCATCTGGGCCTTCCCGGAGGACCGCTACATCGACTGCCTGACGCGGTACTTCGAGTTCACCAAGGAGCACTACCGCCGCACCGGCTACCGCGTCGACCTCATGAGCGTCGGCTACCGGATCCTCTCCGACCGCAGCTCGCTGTTCTCCTACAGCTACGACGGCACCATCATCACCTTCGACCCGGTCTCCACCGGCAGCGAAGGGTGGGAGCAGTTCCTGCGGGAGTACAACGAGCTGTGCAGCCAGATGGGCGGGGTGCCGCTGTTCAACCAGACGAACTTCCTCACCCGCCCCCAGGTCGACAAGGCGTTCGGGGAGCGGGTCGCCCGCTTCGAGGGCTACCGCCGGCGCTTCGACCCCGAGGACCGGCTGCTCAACGCGTACTTCCGCGAGCTGCTCGCCTCGCCCGCCGGCGGGACGGTCCCCACCCAGCCCGGCACCCAGCGCGACGCGTCCATCGACCTGGCAGGCAAGCGTGTCCGCCTCTGA